In the Nitrososphaerales archaeon genome, one interval contains:
- a CDS encoding zinc ABC transporter substrate-binding protein: MSNRKIGVLTGIAVVAILALVISVNVSRVSEEREIVKQESEIAGSSISAGEKIKVATTFYPLYEFTKNVGGSRVEITTLVPVGIEPHHWEPTPRDIQNLETTDIFVYNGAGFEPWIDRITAKELSNVAAVEIARGIELLQSEDKRKDPHVWLDPILAKHQVNMIKLALTEVDSAHAQYYEENAASYIAKLDALDARIRADLSNCEKDTFVTFHQAFGYFANRYGLKDVHLVGLDPETEVSPEELRALIDFARANDIRVIYAEELVNPRLAEVLAFEVGAQVLILSPVEGLTDEEVRQGLTYIEKMEQNVQNLRVGLDCR, from the coding sequence TTGAGTAATCGAAAGATCGGTGTACTTACTGGGATCGCGGTCGTTGCCATTTTAGCTCTGGTAATTTCTGTGAACGTATCGAGAGTTTCTGAAGAGAGGGAGATCGTAAAGCAGGAATCCGAAATAGCAGGGTCGAGTATATCAGCAGGGGAGAAGATCAAGGTTGCTACAACTTTTTATCCGTTATACGAATTTACTAAGAATGTGGGCGGTTCAAGAGTAGAGATTACAACTCTAGTCCCGGTGGGTATTGAGCCGCATCATTGGGAACCTACCCCGAGGGACATACAGAATCTTGAAACCACGGATATTTTTGTATACAATGGCGCGGGTTTTGAACCATGGATTGATAGGATTACTGCAAAAGAACTGAGCAATGTTGCAGCCGTAGAAATTGCAAGAGGTATTGAATTACTCCAATCGGAGGATAAGCGCAAGGATCCCCATGTATGGCTTGACCCTATACTTGCAAAACATCAGGTTAACATGATCAAGCTTGCATTGACAGAAGTGGATTCAGCACATGCACAATACTATGAAGAAAATGCTGCATCTTACATTGCAAAGTTAGATGCGCTAGACGCTAGGATAAGAGCGGATCTCTCCAATTGTGAAAAAGATACTTTTGTTACATTTCATCAAGCATTTGGCTACTTTGCGAACCGGTATGGCTTGAAGGACGTACATCTAGTGGGACTTGACCCTGAAACTGAAGTATCGCCTGAGGAGCTAAGAGCGCTGATAGATTTCGCAAGGGCCAATGATATCAGGGTAATTTATGCGGAGGAACTTGTAAATCCGAGGCTTGCGGAAGTTTTAGCATTTGAAGTTGGTGCACAGGTGTTGATCCTTAGCCCTGTAGAAGGTCTAACCGATGAAGAAGTTAGACAGGGGCTAACATATATCGAAAAAATGGAACAGAATGTGCAGAACCTGAGAGTAGGACTTGATTGTAGATGA
- a CDS encoding metal ABC transporter permease, which produces MVFEIFMYGFMQRALITGISIAIICSLVGLFLVLRRYSLFGDALSHMAFGGIAVGLFLNVYPLWTAFTVSVLSALGLTKLRKSTKVSGDAAVAVLLSSGLAIGVLLLSASEGFTVDLFSFLFGSILLTRVEDTLLIAAISAGIIVAVVVLRKQLLYITFDEEQAKVSGLNIDRFNYIFMILASVTVITSIQLVGILLISALIVLPNVTSMMMGKGFKKTVIISMCLSATAVITGTILSYYLNLATSGVIVMISATMFLATLLVRSIGVFGKKTLLDTSVS; this is translated from the coding sequence ATGGTTTTTGAAATATTCATGTATGGATTTATGCAAAGAGCCCTGATTACGGGCATATCTATAGCCATAATATGTTCACTGGTTGGACTATTTTTAGTGCTTAGGAGATACTCCCTCTTTGGAGACGCTCTTTCACACATGGCTTTCGGAGGCATAGCAGTAGGTCTTTTCCTGAATGTGTACCCATTATGGACAGCTTTTACTGTTTCAGTTCTTAGCGCACTTGGCCTTACAAAGCTTAGGAAGAGTACGAAGGTATCTGGCGATGCAGCTGTGGCTGTATTGTTGTCATCGGGACTTGCTATAGGCGTACTGCTACTAAGCGCATCAGAAGGATTTACAGTAGATCTCTTCAGTTTCCTTTTTGGCAGCATCCTCTTGACAAGAGTTGAAGATACTTTGCTTATAGCTGCTATTAGCGCAGGTATAATTGTTGCTGTAGTAGTGTTAAGAAAACAGTTACTGTACATTACGTTTGATGAGGAACAAGCGAAGGTAAGCGGTCTGAATATTGACAGATTCAATTACATATTCATGATCTTAGCCAGTGTAACTGTAATTACGTCAATACAGCTGGTTGGCATACTGCTCATCTCTGCACTCATAGTGCTTCCGAATGTGACTAGCATGATGATGGGTAAGGGCTTTAAGAAAACTGTGATAATTTCCATGTGCCTTTCTGCCACAGCTGTGATAACTGGAACAATTCTCTCATATTACCTAAACCTAGCAACATCTGGTGTTATAGTCATGATATCTGCAACAATGTTTCTTGCCACTTTATTGGTCAGATCTATAGGAGTGTTTGGAAAGAAAACTTTACTTGATACGTCCGTTAGTTGA
- a CDS encoding metal ABC transporter ATP-binding protein — protein sequence MKVLEVQDVSVSYNGILALDKINFAVEEGDLLGIVGPNGAGKTTLFKAILGLQKYDGRIRLFGYEGKQYESLLPMIGYVPQRVNFEPNFPATVSDVVAMGVLSEKKLSKVAMLVHDSVRGMNRIYKPSSKNGERVQEALKIVELGSMKNRRIGELSGGEQQRVFIAKAIVNEPLLLILDEPVTGVDVKVQNRFYALLRKINRDNKITIVWASHDLMAISQLANKVACINRKLFFHGQKNEFFTNKDLLRTYAESEMQLHMHNHDM from the coding sequence ATGAAAGTACTAGAGGTGCAAGACGTTTCTGTTAGTTATAATGGAATTTTGGCACTAGATAAGATCAACTTTGCCGTAGAGGAAGGCGATCTGCTGGGTATAGTTGGGCCAAACGGTGCAGGGAAGACTACTTTATTCAAGGCAATTCTTGGGCTACAAAAATATGATGGTAGGATAAGGTTATTCGGATATGAAGGGAAGCAGTACGAGTCATTGCTTCCAATGATTGGCTATGTGCCACAAAGAGTTAATTTCGAACCTAACTTTCCTGCCACTGTCTCCGATGTTGTTGCAATGGGTGTGCTGTCAGAGAAAAAGTTGTCCAAGGTGGCCATGCTGGTCCATGACTCTGTACGTGGTATGAACAGGATATACAAGCCCTCAAGCAAGAACGGTGAAAGGGTGCAAGAGGCCCTGAAGATTGTTGAGCTGGGATCAATGAAGAACAGGAGAATAGGGGAACTTTCAGGAGGAGAGCAGCAGAGGGTATTCATAGCAAAGGCAATCGTTAACGAGCCTCTGCTGCTTATACTGGACGAGCCCGTTACAGGTGTCGATGTTAAGGTGCAGAACAGATTTTATGCATTGCTCAGGAAGATCAATAGAGACAATAAGATAACTATAGTATGGGCATCACATGACCTTATGGCAATTTCTCAACTGGCAAACAAAGTAGCGTGTATAAACAGGAAACTTTTCTTCCATGGACAAAAGAACGAGTTTTTCACGAACAAAGACCTGCTTAGAACTTATGCGGAATCAGAGATGCAGCTGCACATGCACAATCACGATATGTGA
- a CDS encoding DUF2024 family protein yields MECAVYDTYVERKDGGIMHFDVVVEKNTSHEKAIEYGAKFLESVGQKGQQITANECQFCHIQEAPPFVEKAIKEKGFYIQKMEGCP; encoded by the coding sequence ATGGAATGCGCCGTATATGATACCTATGTTGAAAGAAAAGACGGAGGTATAATGCATTTTGACGTGGTTGTTGAGAAGAATACGAGCCACGAGAAGGCCATAGAATATGGTGCAAAATTCCTGGAATCTGTAGGACAAAAAGGACAGCAAATAACAGCCAATGAATGCCAGTTCTGCCATATACAGGAAGCGCCTCCGTTTGTGGAGAAGGCGATAAAGGAGAAGGGCTTTTACATCCAGAAGATGGAAGGATGTCCCTAA
- a CDS encoding DEAD/DEAH box helicase — MKEFKELGLKSEILKALDEIGFVEPFPIQAEAIPILLEGRDVVGQAHTGTGKTAAFALPLLQNIDPGVPVQALILVPTRELAVQVATEIKKFAKYIPVRTVTIYGGQSINLQFQALNRGRNIIVATPGRLIDHVKRGSISLNNVKFVVLDEADKMFDMGFVEDIKFILDLLPENKQVCLFSATMPSEIFGITERYMNRPEKVLIDSEELSVDTIEQSYLIVDGREKFEHLCNQLSRKKTQTIVFCATKQRTRKLVRDLQQRGFRANAIHGDLPQSKRDNVMYRFRKGLDDILVATDLAARGIDVPQVGHVINYDVPNDPLVYFHRIGRTARAGASGVAFTLVSDVDRDAFQRILARTEVPIKRMNEDLGIEIKAYVPRRNYGSTRNNRNRFYKQRRSFQKNYYGLQSRW, encoded by the coding sequence TTGAAGGAATTCAAAGAACTAGGACTAAAAAGTGAGATACTGAAAGCACTTGATGAAATAGGATTTGTAGAACCATTTCCTATACAAGCAGAAGCTATACCAATTCTACTTGAAGGAAGAGACGTTGTAGGCCAGGCCCATACTGGAACTGGTAAGACTGCCGCCTTCGCCTTGCCACTGTTGCAAAATATTGATCCTGGAGTTCCTGTGCAGGCGCTTATCCTTGTGCCAACAAGGGAGCTTGCAGTGCAGGTAGCTACAGAGATCAAGAAATTTGCAAAATACATACCAGTAAGAACTGTAACGATCTATGGAGGACAGAGCATAAACCTTCAGTTCCAAGCATTGAATCGAGGCAGAAATATCATTGTCGCTACACCTGGTCGATTGATCGATCATGTGAAGCGTGGTTCGATATCATTGAACAATGTAAAATTCGTTGTTCTGGATGAAGCGGATAAGATGTTTGACATGGGATTTGTTGAAGATATCAAGTTCATACTTGATCTTCTTCCTGAGAATAAGCAGGTCTGTTTGTTTTCAGCTACCATGCCAAGCGAGATATTTGGTATAACTGAAAGATACATGAACAGGCCAGAAAAGGTGCTAATCGACAGCGAAGAATTAAGCGTGGACACCATAGAGCAGTCTTACTTGATAGTTGATGGTAGAGAAAAGTTTGAACACCTCTGCAACCAGTTATCAAGAAAGAAGACACAGACAATAGTATTCTGTGCAACAAAGCAGAGGACAAGAAAGTTGGTTAGAGATTTGCAGCAAAGGGGCTTCAGGGCAAATGCAATACATGGAGATCTGCCTCAGAGCAAGAGAGATAATGTAATGTACAGGTTCAGAAAAGGTCTGGATGATATTCTTGTTGCGACAGACCTTGCTGCAAGAGGCATTGATGTACCGCAGGTTGGACACGTAATCAACTACGACGTACCCAATGATCCTCTCGTATACTTCCATAGAATTGGGAGGACAGCTAGGGCAGGTGCATCAGGAGTTGCATTCACGCTCGTATCTGACGTGGATAGAGATGCTTTCCAAAGAATACTTGCACGCACTGAAGTACCGATAAAGAGAATGAATGAAGATCTTGGTATAGAGATCAAGGCATATGTGCCTAGAAGGAATTATGGTTCTACAAGAAACAATAGAAATCGCTTCTACAAACAGCGTAGAAGCTTCCAGAAGAACTATTACGGGTTACAGAGCAGATGGTAA